CCGCGCGACGCGAGGCCGCCCACTTCATGGTGGGGCACTACGGGCTCAGCGAGCGACGGGCGTGTCGGCTGATCGAGGTATGGCGGTCGACCTGTCGGCGGCAGCGCCAGCGAGCCGATGATGCGCCGACTCGGCGTCGGCTCCAGGGCCTCGCTGGGCAGTGGCCGCGGTTCGGGTACCGGCGACTCCATGTGTTGCTTCGCCGGGAGGGCCTGGTGATTAACCACAAGCGCGTGTACCGGCTGTACCGAGAGGAAGGCCTGGCGG
The nucleotide sequence above comes from bacterium. Encoded proteins:
- a CDS encoding IS3 family transposase, whose product is MVGHYGLSERRACRLIEVWRSTCRRQRQRADDAPTRRRLQGLAGQWPRFGYRRLHVLLRREGLVINHKRVYRLYREEGLAVRRRRRKRAASLRAPLTRPTRANERWSMDFLTDALGAGRSFRVLTIVDDRTRECLALEADTSV